The following proteins are encoded in a genomic region of Trypanosoma brucei gambiense DAL972 chromosome 8, complete sequence:
- a CDS encoding RNA-binding protein, putative, with protein sequence MITPETAGTTSTVSQPQPTKRDSGSSIASVQLTSPASSEPPTQKGFTVEAASLTTANDIQMEKVTGTSSQSSETTAAHCWPLVNDGAGAAASTKSTLNPEAKEFHVPMGAVGFAVPAVPNPMDLHAMLQNPLLYCQPAPMTPMAMPWPPSRGGIANDGMIAPPEKNVAARWPASTPSVRVMASHDSSSGNSGSTAANTQNSVSQSPQSLTSQIMLAFASECSNYHIVAVFNLESRTTKEELLNIFFPMNAKKAEILPQHFSLRPNRRAGAVFFPSKAFAAVAVEKFNDFVPNGQHQPLRVIYCDPEAPPAQSLPVSPDATRSVTSMSGKQKQQQTQRTQQQPTWGLSSSAKPWRLPPGTELYKTHMEMCRFIQSNSHMNRASGKHVVAIHGLDPEVAHSVLSQNFIQKGAECFDMWPPKSCSFATTPMACSSVSALVYYNEEATAMEAVSLFQLKPPEGQAQPIDVVHLNKLFDFHPGGVALAGNQSIADVAGGNDTSATYSALHDTSNMAVLDEIDDFFKRTYSGRDLFLVGVHNLLATMDKKSLFALFSRYGALSAEIFPDIVQLSGGPRRSGLIFFDKEGTARDAAEKLNGSYAKGQLFPMVARYLSKPSGRDPVSGTAASEAAVESGTMLKPFRRNVASDVNDLCARVGNNALLREVVEELHANVVDVNVLTDKMQQLLTNPEATEKTAEQLATALTDTLIAFGHHAQALSTPLVNALLSLHEKMRIPRRGGRDNVGVENGEDPDLIMGRNIIFISKIARSLVHLFISNDKPDESRKVAAVLSAYLFQYCYLKKSPYELAVKIIKEHEVALRSAKEFERSRPLSTKPAVLFGAGKGEEDVHKPCLILLACLEEFTSLWRKNNKSRAKKDPYRKEYDHCLEGLLPLDSAQGGGNSSLCASARPTPRRVIEKVTPVNANGTSNSSPGLTYTSPSSHRVTTRGEPMDISSSHDVSVECASPHSATPVSLPHGDASTPSMFFRHCGSSAAMSLIQKQVQQQQQHLQQQQQQQHRASQVRPQLSEAATGLDSAKTFSGPRGGGYAPSVYTQAELMDRTVYITKLPSTLRRAQFRRLLTYFGELNKVRLCRDENQVPPKGDITGVGRNGSELGAPAPTLWFSFVEFAEPSSSKAIVEYFRNATFTSKPFSFLLDTPKGMPEASYFTVQDIQSLLNVRTSPARNPIHDQLSLDAVLTYSFPPVSVVCTEPCRFGIEHGEKTIDSAIDASPFSAFGSSCNMGLTPAARMRVTTKPLTDVQRHQPPVGTCGEQTKDADASDDDSLIEDIMDRGVKLAADRTYAKGSREMPHEASRHTTSFDSFVKEMCGKLGEADVREFAVFGDVSQQSMAPANALREKEPNNYSMIWGSHAFGEVLMDDGR encoded by the coding sequence ATGATAACTCCAGAAACGGCAGGAACTACTTCCACTGTTTCTCAACCCCAACCAACCAAGAGGGACTCCGGTTCATCCATAGCGTCGGTGCAGCTCACTTCTCCTGCAAGCAGTGAACCACCAACGCAGAAAGGATTCACGGTGGAGGCCGCTTCTTTAACCACTGCAAATGACATTCAGATGGAGAAGGTCACTGGTACCTCATCTCAATCAAGTGAAACTACAGCAGCGCACTGTTGGCCCCTCGTGAATGACGGCGCCGGAGCTGCAGCATCCACCAAGTCGACATTAAACCCTGAGGCGAAAGAATTTCATGTGCCGATGGGTGCTGTTGGCTTCGCAGTCCCTGCTGTACCCAACCCAATGGATCTGCACGCAATGCTTCAAAACCCCCTCTTGTATTGTCAGCCTGCCCCAATGACGCCAATGGCAATGCCGTGGCCTCCGAGTCGTGGTGGTATTGCAAATGATGGGATGATTGCACCTCCAGAGAAGAACGTGGCGGCACGATGGCCCGCGAGTACGCCCAGCGTACGCGTAATGGCTTCACACGACAGCTCCAGTGGTAACAGCGGGAGCACTGCCGCCAATACCCAAAATTCTGTGTCACAATCACCACAGTCACTCACCTCCCAAATCATGCTGGCATTCGCTTCTGAGTGCAGCAATTACCATATTGTCGCCGTTTTCAACCTCGAGTCGCGTACAACAAAGGAGGAGCTGTTGAACATATTCTTTCCCATGAATgcaaagaaagcagaaaTTTTGCCGCAACACTTCTCCCTGCGTCCGAATCGACGCGCAGGCGCTGTGTTCTTTCCCTCTAAGGCGTTTGCTGCTGTGGCCGTCGAGAAGTTTAATGATTTTGTGCCTAATGGACAGCACCAGCCACTCCGAGTAATCTATTGTGACCCGGAAGCGCCACCTGCTCAAAGTTTGCCAGTGTCTCCAGATGCAACTCGCAGTGTAACGTCGATGTCAGgcaagcaaaagcagcaacaaacgCAACGTACGCAGCAACAGCCAACATGGGGTCTCTCCTCCTCAGCGAAGCCATGGCGGTTACCTCCAGGTACTGAACTCTACAAAACACACATGGAAATGTGCCGCTTTATTCAGAGCAATTCACACATGAATAGAGCCTCCGGGAAGCACGTCGTCGCGATACACGGTTTGGATCCAGAAGTGGCTCATTCCGTTTTAAGTCAGAACTTTATTCAAAAGGGTGCTGAGTGCTTCGATATGTGGCCCCCTAAATCATGCAGCTTCGCGACAACCCCTATGGCCTGCAGCAGTGTTAGCGCTCTGGTGTACTATAATGAAGAGGCGACGGCGATGGAAGCAGTGTCGTTATTTCAGTTGAAACCACCCGAGGGACAGGCGCAACCAATTGATGTTGTTCACCTCAACAAACTGTTTGACTTTCACCCCGGCGGTGTGGCGCTTGCTGGTAACCAGTCAATCGCTGACGTAGCCGGTGGGAATGATACAAGTGCTACTTACTCTGCGTTGCATGACACATCTAACATGGCTGTGTTGGACGAGATAGACGATTTTTTCAAGAGGACATACAGTGGTCGTGATCTGTTTCTTGTTGGTGTGCACAACCTGTTAGCAACGATGGACAAAAAATCTCTTTTCGCGCTTTTTTCGCGCTATGGGGCTCTCAGTGCAGAAATATTTCCAGATATTGTCCAACTTTCTGGTGGCCCAAGGCGCAGTGGGCTGATATTCTTCGATAAGGAGGGCACTGCACGTGACGCTGCTGAAAAATTGAACGGTTCCTACGCTAAAGGGCAGTTATTCCCCATGGTTGCGCGCTACCTTTCTAAACCAAGCGGCCGAGATCCTGTCAGTGGTACGGCAGCCTCTGAAGCGGCAGTGGAGTCCGGTACGATGTTAAAACCATTTCGGAGGAATGTTGCAAGTGACGTGAATGACCTATGTGCTAGAGTTGGGAATAATGCTCTACTTCGTGAGGTGGTTGAAGAGCTTCATGCCAACGTCGTGGATGTCAATGTGTTAACTGATAAGATGCAGCAGCTGCTTACTAACCCAGAGGCAACAGAAAAGACGGCGGAGCAACTTGCCACAGCGTTAACCGACACACTCATTGCATTTGGGCACCACGCACAAGCACTTTCAACACCACTGGTAAATGCCTTGTTATCACTCCACGAAAAGATGCGGATCCCCCGCAGGGGTGGTAGGGATAATGTGGGAGTGGAAAATGGTGAAGACCCCGACCTGATTATGGGCAGGAACATAATTTTCATTTCGAAGATCGCACGGTCGCTCGTGCACCTCTTTATCAGCAACGACAAACCAGATGAGTCTCGAAAAGTGGCAGCTGTGTTGAGTGCCTATCTCTTCCAGTATTGTTACTTGAAGAAAAGTCCGTATGAATTGGCAGTCAAGATTATCAAGGAGCACGAGGTTGCGCTCAGGAGTGCAAAGGAATTTGAAAGAAGTCGACCGCTATCAACTAAACCCGCCGTCCTGTTTGGAGCGGGGAAGGGTGAAGAGGATGTTCACAAACCGTGCCTCATTCTGCTTGCTTGCCTAGAGGAATTCACGTCtttgtggaggaagaacaATAAGTCGCGCGCCAAAAAAGATCCGTACCGCAAGGAATACGACCATTGTCTCGAGGGACTGCTGCCACTCGACTCGGCACAGGGTGGAGGAAATTCTTCATTGTGTGCCAGTGCTCGACCAACCCCAAGGCGTGTCATAGAGAAAGTGACACCTGTGAATGCTAACGGTACAAGTAATAGTTCACCGGGTCTTACATATACATCGCCATCTTCTCACCGAGTCACCACTCGTGGTGAACCGATGGACATCAGCAGCTCCCACGATGTCTCAGTGGAATGTGCCTCTCCCCACTCAGCAACGCCCGTTTCGTTACCGCATGGTGACGCATCGACCCCGTCAATGTTCTTCCGCCACTGTGGAAGCAGCGCGGCAATGAGTTTGATCCAAAAACaggtgcagcagcagcaacagcatttgcaacaacaacagcaacagcaacatcgTGCGTCACAAGTGAGGCCACAACTTTCTGAAGCAGCCACGGGGCTGGACTCCGCAAAAACGTTTTCAGGTCCACGAGGAGGTGGCTACGCCCCAAGTGTTTACACACAGGCCGAATTGATGGACCGAACAGTATACATCACGAAACTTCCCTCGACACTTCGCCGAGCACAATTTCGTCGACTTCTTACATACTTTGGTGAGCTTAATAAGGTTCGATTGTGCCGTGATGAAAATCAAGTTCCACCAAAGGGGGATATTACTGGAGTGGGAAGGAATGGCTCTGAACTGGGTGCCCCCGCCCCAACGCTGTGGTTTAGTTTCGTGGAGTTTGCGGAACCGAGCAGCTCGAAGGCAATTGTTGAGTACTTCCGCAACGCCACCTTCACCAGTAAACCATTCAGTTTTCTCCTGGACACACCTAAGGGAATGCCGGAGGCTAGCTACTTTACCGTGCAAGACATCCAAAGTTTGTTGAATGTTCGCACAAGCCCGGCCCGAAACCCCATTCATGATCAGTTGTCGCTCGACGCGGTTTTGACGTACTCGTTCCCACCTGTAAGTGTGGTGTGTACTGAGCCCTGCCGCTTCGGAATAGAGCATGGGGAGAAAACTATTGACTCTGCAATTGATGCAAGCCCATTCTCAGCATTTGGTTCCTCTTGCAACATGGGTTTAACACCTGCAGCGCGAATGCGTGTGACGACGAAACCTTTGACAGATGTGCAGCGACATCAACCACCGGTGGGAACATGTGGTGAACAAACGAAAGACGCTGATGCTTCGGATGATGACTCGCTTATTGAAGACATTATGGACAGAGGTGTAAAGTTGGCAGCAGACCGTACGTATGCAAAGGGGTCAAGGGAAATGCCGCATGAGGCAAGCAGACACACGACTTCGTTCGATTCATTTGTAAAGGAAATGTGTGGGAAGTTAGGGGAGGCCGATGTGCGTGAGTTCGCGGTATTTGGAGATGTTTCCCAGCAGAGCATGGCCCCCGCAAACGCCCTTCGCGAAAAGGAACCGAACAATTACAGTATGATTTGGGGTAGTCATGCCTTCGGTGAAGTGTTGATGGACGATGGTCGTTAA
- a CDS encoding nucleolar RNA-binding protein, putative: MAPMFHGFEVVPGKEHKLVLEKHHSFHLSVVSVKHGVKGRSTLYVTVDGESFSLLTLDVSQQLMQTPVDIVFGYEQEVVFRVKGNAVLHCCGYQQESEGMLSAALSGSGEYDNAGEEEEEEEEEDTGLDDGDDMAGVPLTDGKKNGNAATKRQQVVDRTDDSDDDEDDEDDEDDEDDEDEDDENEDEDDDDQEKEEDEDEEPPAKKQKVGKSEGHVAQQSKQQQRGVQEPPRNKPKPNFNGNNNDRKRRRF, from the coding sequence ATGGCGCCCATGTTTCATGGTTTCGAGGTCGTTCCGGGCAAGGAACACAAGTTGGTGCTGGAAAAGCATCACTCATTTCAcctttctgttgtttctgtaAAGCACGGTGTGAAGGGCCGCAGCACGTTGTATGTGACAGTTGATGGTGAAtcgttttctcttctcaCTCTTGACGTTTCTCAGCAACTGATGCAAACTCCCGTCGATATCGTTTTTGGTTATGAACAAGAAGTTGTCTTCCGTGTGAAGGGAAATGCTGTTCTTCATTGTTGTGGGTATCAGCAGGAGTCGGAAGGAATGCTTTCCGCTGCTTTGAGTGGAAGTGGGGAATACGACAACGctggggaggaggaggaggaagaagaagaggaagacacGGGATtggatgatggtgatgacatGGCAGGCGTACCACTCACAGACGGGAAAAAGAACGGTAACGCAGCAACGAAGCGCCAACAGGTCGTAGATCGTACAGACGACAGTGACGATGACGAAGATGacgaagatgatgaagatgacgaagatgatgaagatgaagatgatgaaaatgaagatgaggatgatgatgatcaagaaaaggaggaggatgaggacgAGGAACCCCCCgctaagaaacaaaaggtggGCAAATCCGAAGGGCATGTGGCCCAGCAGagcaaacagcagcagaggGGCGTCCAGGAACCCCCGCGGAACAAGCCGAAACCAAACTTTAACGGAAATAATAACGATCGGAAGCGGAGGCGGTTCTAA
- a CDS encoding nucleolar RNA-binding protein, truncated produces MLSPLSPIHFVFSISKGVLHLTFVKGFYGVEVSAGQKVKPKIPEDHVLRLTQIAVPANASGAITLVISFKGKEFTIATLDPKRSLFQMGIDLVLTAEQGTTLSATGSGSVHLTLALFVI; encoded by the coding sequence ATGCTTTCACCGTTGTCTCCGAttcattttgtattttccatTAGTAAAGGCGTATTGCATTTAACATTTGTGAAGGGTTTCTACGGTGTTGAAGTGAGTGCCGGGCAGAAGGTCAAACCGAAAATACCCGAAGACCACGTACTTCGTCTCACACAAATTGCTGTGCCTGCGAATGCAAGTGGTGCTATTACTCTTGTGATATCCTTTAAGGGGAAGGAATTTACCATTGCCACGCTTGACCCCAAGCGGAGCCTATTTCAAATGGGCATCGACCTCGTGTTAACCGCAGAGCAGGGAACCACTCTTTCCGCCACGGGTTCTGGCTCAGTGCATTTGACTCTGGCGCTCTTTGTAATATGA
- a CDS encoding nucleolar RNA-binding protein, putative: protein MEGFYGVEVSVGEKVIPEIPEGNVLRLTQIAVPANTSDAVSLVVSLQGKEFTIASLDPVRNVSQMGIDLVIKAEQNIILSATGNGSVHVTGYIQPIENVTDGESSCGGEICSGVPFEKMAPPPFRGVAPACKTSVQSSNNTSESDYDVEGIVSVDDGVEKIGKRGDKGEERPSKIRHEGGVEFHNEQHVDEHRYRRGGYFRYNGEGGYGGVHQGFFRQRGRQRINSTSSQGGFGAIYNEPIHEADQLGMNRGYGRGGYSSRGRGYMGGGYRGQANGEMRRGYTNEERYLYSGGEWQGMSSNLLGRGFAAINRGFHPYSSRNNYPFPPNHHLNDASRTLPPYSGRGGTNAVWNRGGFRGGNSGRGRY from the coding sequence ATGGAGGGTTTCTACGGTGTTGAAGTGAGCGTCGGGGAGAAAGTTATTCCAGAGATACCGGAGGGTAACGTACTTCGTCTCACACAAATTGCTGTGCCTGCGAATACAAGTGATGCCGTCTCTCTTGTCGTTTCCCTTCAGGGTAAAGAATTTACTATCGCTTCTCTTGATCCTGTGAGGAATGTATCGCAAATGGGGATTGACCTTGTGATTAAAGCAGAGCAGAATATTATTCTTTCCGCCACTGGCAACGGCTCAGTGCATGTGACTGGATATATACAACCTATTGAGAATGTTACGGATGGTGAGTCAAGTTGCGGTGGTGAGATTTGCAGTGGTGTCCCATTCGAGAAAATGGCGCCGCCGCCTTTTCGTGGCGTAGCGCCCGCTTGTAAAACATCAGTGCAAAGTTCAAACAATACCAGCGAAAGTGACTATGATGTTGAAGGTATTGTGAGCGTTGATGATGGTGTGGAAAAAATTGGGAAGAGAGGCGATAAGGGCGAAGAGCGACCTTCAAAAATTAGGCATGAGGGAGGAGTCGAGTTTCACAACGAACAACACGTGGATGAGCATAGATATCGTCGGGGAGGTTACTTTCGTTACAACGGTGAAGGAGGGTACGGCGGTGTTCATCAGGGTTTTTTCAGGCAACGTGGACGTCAGAGAATAAATAGCACTTCTTCCCAAGGTGGTTTCGGTGCCATTTATAATGAACCAATCCATGAAGCGGATCAGTTGGGAATGAACAGAGGGTACGGGAGAGGTGGGTATTCAAGTAGGGGAAGAGGTTACATGGGTGGCGGGTATAGAGGGCAAGCAAATGGTGAAATGAGAAGGGGATATACCAATGAAGAAAGGTACTTGTATAGCGGGGGTGAGTGGCAAGGAATGTCAAGCAATTTGTTAGGAAGGGGGTTTGCTGCAATAAATAGGGGTTTTCATCCCTATTCCAGCCGAAACAACTATCCTTTCCCACCAAATCACCACCTAAACGATGCATCTCGCACTCTGCCCCCTTACAGCGGAAGAGGCGGAACAAATGCGGTCTGGAATAGAGGTGGATTCCGCGGCGGGAACTCTGGGAGGGGTCGTTACTAA
- a CDS encoding nucleolar RNA-binding protein, putative: protein MEGFYGVEVSAGQKVKPKIPEDHVLRLTQIAVPANASGAITLVISFQGKEFTIATLDPKRSLFQMGIDLVLTAEQGTTLSATGSGSVHLTGYVQPVDDGSDFDEEDDLDEVDAEDMESYGVPPKRGGKSAKFPVSEENSDEANGDGVDGDDESDDEEGIEKDNEGIDAGDEDDNDDDDEAYDEDDSDDDDDDDEEDDNDNDNDDDDDDDDDDDDDDDEPASKVQRTEQQGFRGGNRGGFRGGDRNGNGGNRGGFRGGDRGGNRGNFRGGDRSGNGGNRGNFRGGDRGGNRGNFRGGDRGGNRGNFRGGNRGNFRGGNSGRGRY from the coding sequence ATGGAGGGTTTCTACGGTGTTGAAGTGAGTGCCGGGCAGAAGGTCAAACCGAAGATACCCGAAGACCACGTACTTCGTCTCACACAAATTGCTGTGCCTGCGAATGCAAGTGGTGCTATTACTCTTGTGATATCCTTTCAGGGGAAGGAATTTACCATTGCCACGCTTGACCCCAAGCGGAGCCTATTTCAAATGGGCATCGACCTCGTGTTAACCGCAGAGCAGGGAACCACTCTTTCCGCCACGGGCTCTGGCTCAGTGCATTTGACTGGATACGTTCAACCTGTTGATGATGGAAGTGATTTTGATGAGGAAGATGATCTCGATGAGGTGGATGCTGAAGATATGGAATCCTACGGAGTTCCCCcgaaaagaggagggaaatctGCCAAGTTTCCTGTAAGCGAAGAGAATTCCGATGAAGCAAATGGTGACGGCGTCGATGGAGACGACGAATCCGATGACGAGGAAGGTATTGAAAAGGACAATGAAGGAATTGACGCGGGTGACGAAGACgacaatgatgatgatgatgaagccTACGATGAAGACGACAgtgacgatgacgatgacgatgatgaagaagatgataatgataatgataatgacgatgacgatgacgatgatgatgatgatgacgatgatgatgatgagccaGCCAGTAAAGTGCAACGCACTGAGCAACAAGGGTTCCGTGGTGGTAATCGCGGGGGGTTCCGTGGTGGGGACCGAAACGGTAACGGTGGTAATCGCGGAGGGTTCCGTGGCGGAGACCGTGGAGGAAACCGTGGAAACTTCCGCGGCGGAGACCGAAGTGGTAACGGAGGAAACCGTGGAAACTTCCGTGGCGGAGATCGTGGAGGAAACCGTGGCAACTTCCGTGGCGGGGATCGTGGAGGAAACCGTGGTAACTTCCGTGGCGGGAATCGCGGCAACTTCCGTGGCGGGAACTCTGGGAGGGGTCGTTACTAA